In Leishmania donovani BPK282A1 complete genome, chromosome 20, one genomic interval encodes:
- a CDS encoding phosphatidylinositol 3-kinase, putative — protein MQQMHWTAARGQLSGPQHSQHPSPQASSTHASQKQQQQQHLHQNGPPGLTAAGMGGGSAGVNISSGPAPGASAVRANVNSNAFHSPRFSHPMGPLPPAQNPQQQVFSVSQQPPGAQLQQQQRSPRSLSGPTPNNVVSGNRSGLETSAALAGREAPAISGANSAAAHTSSAAVGVFLSGTRTNFTDFGAAAAYGLGAGGVGSPSGPTANAGSILADANDEEVNQLLRELEFSVDSPHALAVLRDAVDAIEARALANFDPLSRDTFLEQRIRDVLTELSRTSNERSLLLAVSLIEALIPIAYTSPHSKYTRLCRSLSVLRQSGNEKAAREAQRVYKLLLEADARYPGPESPLKAFVQKELRENCEQALLQLHGRVQQAKAAFPAQFFSVMLGCAATAEVNPRYISGKTRAQAIQLGTMLTGSPDPLLRKAAYECLVAIFRNTSNMRPNELVLESRRLCDECMRTLNASQHNEGHVVSALKALHALLSSRGLSAIDRQVIPQLCVLVTEQHRVSKSLLVRSAVCDLVPIIAPVDIASMPRRTTYCAIIMEPVKNVRDERFKAHELHNVASFVRSVEYRVLDATNRTNLESILHRYISRPETQEACWSIMAAICASSASASGGAASVAPMGGRRVDYVSTSTTLPSPTTQNTHQDLSLTPSMVEGRKASQHSSRENLATSPSALQRHFSYHHGDDNDDQVSVPLVSVRTTSQRSAGTCSLSASPTSTNAPAFNLSTFSVHHTVTIDDVVLRCLPYLAHAILTQSLVDSLRVIQASCPQLRADVQTALDKLVDSVLKEPFAPSATAAAVTLPQYFSQLPSSTAQQQQQQAHSLHSRDGGDGSAGGFSSAAMNSASRTAGSHPLSPASGPEPVMTLSRPGTCSTPIGVGAVGRLTQYFRPSESAAIHRGEGSTSSPTPTSPVGMRNTSGPLPSGNNSFLGPDSAYTVGGGDSNSGAPYGAGGPLRCSPLSTSMSAPFSPVTHMAAGGSGAGGGNAAAAPPSVLKNDLTVALKVFTERPLTSVQHLHDLKNSVIAFQRHEDPLVRQQSSETIISSLRQWIAYAKEHKTSTYSTRVTEILEAYMKNVLMEVDRQCGLYEITLLANATNLRAFLSEQRILSSLLSFLNSTALVREKTVELLVAITQDSKPSPSVVAVQQSLYVTVESCVVVLEYTNDVSMLLRSMADLQTFTRLCIRQLNNHLSRIFYAFRKRLLEVSVPDVVLLSILKTLEIILQALAKDEKTILQYQDDVLELYDPVVEILKQSPSPTLSHAAINVLVYVHEMCIPSASTDLRKQQELITALTHVYTSSTCTVNESLSMLTLFGQLGAIDPSAQSVATTAKKKEEAVIQDEADLELTYDYTVIVYRTLSRMLDASLSDAVCSQALRTLLQFIRFTQDKKDLVGGVHAVRAVLQITKRVTDSPALRVEALHVLAAVTAMRHERIVRLMLPEIVVLLEQLWTPKDRLLFRAVLEVVSALKPGKLSGKEQSESWAWLYPRLVDVALQDRTESREFCLRVVEIVLNASYIPPHCIPVVFPMLLQFLQQSDQLVDVRSQSLCAAVHIVCELKAVQFFSSLLHGICTLTRHCELNEDLGPRISTPGVRESLKVLAALHPSGRSTIKMLRDRIGEGDERMTNPTGSSIFNTMGLPATSVTSLAGGGSTSSMLVMGPATGNASGGQGGGLGVANPANSGIGPLVNIGGFGASTAGGGAAAAGGAAGGGSYLRLTNVSETFAGAEEEDVGLTLSADTAGQEVDLFMKHVELGFRLKENKLREWFAEFQKYIILISPHPAFRMMVDLLDKHEPLRRGLFLPSFKCLYESLSADQIKKLNEMLTLVLNCSDHELSSKCLGLADYLDHNEPNVKPEVLEVVRSMRRVDYHRVSHPSENGSLLLRSTESSTNNVVSLRTRSSASAGLPKAEFSTSSDAPIDVLPMAKVRGRKAPVFQRSSNSSAGVAGDESGTAGAEASSGASTALASPKNSANGRRSASRRDVEMYEFTSFDGNENGATESGRQQSQPIALPTSETPAQEEEAERRSCSPVDTLDGAESENKAEDVVAPVSTDHPSVGVLGAAGVHVMGSYRPLVNSVVRRCDSNAPQQSGVTSQFHIISTASTHSNDLSSDSRDGDLPPAGAHIPAQPNMLFSTEDIVRAAERTRMYDKALSYLENRLLAMLNLYRYTKMPREVIHKTVWPLAWLYSQREMQDSVVGLFRAIRYEGGEDQAGFGYELLCWWSKAQNTYAKSITQQAMRDMTVPPHILEGYVRTLTLCGEWSRAYDVAMQVCSRPEAYVSSTVARCGATAAWLLGRWDDVQHLAERLSMSEQHTTALRLFFLNGVALKSAITEHSSAAYENLRHMITQSKLVIDESLRTLLPLSYTHAYESLTMLQHFTEMEETIDYCHCRSTKGRQQIYERWNNRFRSLNPDSLQPSLLSLMLHSLVLSTGEMADMILHFCETRQSSHPQLAEWAMSWLRHGSFSGRSSNLCSPSAASPASPGPVEGITVATLSSVDKNPKVAVGFITHLWSQGKRQAAVESMEMFLRDCGKDLEENNATCYGDAQLRLGTWKQELHADSFWERGFRDEELGHFHKAIRAVPSSYEAWHSWGLMNYRIQQRDHNLSPEDQRTFVEAAHQGFVGAICRCKDSSEALPAVMRLLQLWVIHNGVELLKETVADSISRIPIDHWVQTIPQLIGHLSSDSHDIREVIGMILRSLCEVHPQATVFPLLVVMMSDASTSGSNHNALNSNGDESNIVSGASAMSDSSNPLARKQEIVQGIIQHCPKRIFHEAEAVAKLLVDVSAIPIEKIRENLSQVAAAWNPNAEYEEDPEEVYRRLQNTLDIFHANRRHLLFTVGDIGQFVQMVMEDDRNGQREKAAGVVSQLIEEISKHVAEKLGREPQKAMEPLLHLRNLSVAVFGEYDGHCRDHYPTIASFSSKLDVIPSKKRPRRIQLNGSDGCLYTYCLKGNEDIRMDERVMQLLGMVNVLLSHTRISSSAYIHRFPVIPISSNVGLLGWVENANTINNTICNYRTNISNVRTHQESSVLRAYVGSFGNWDKLSLIQRTEILDFVMQSEHCEAVDVSRAMWHRANTAEQWLDRRTAFTVSLATMSMVGYVLGLGDRHLGNILISMSSGKIVHIDFGDSFDVGRLRHVLPETIPFRLTRMLTNAMEVFGVDGVFRASATRTQTTLHKNRDSIMALLSAFVHDPIVQYKGKMKNIMEKSRSPQDIAERIRNKLRGMEMAIDHSKVNIFNTTQDSCRRPDLLYMSTAFDDTAVRTQSLAMTPEEQVSFLIDEATRIDNYTTMYFGWGPLW, from the coding sequence ATGCAGCAGATGCACTGgaccgcggcgcgcggccAGCTGTCTGGTCCTCAACACTCGCAACACCCTTCACCGCAGGCATCATCCACCCACGCTAGtcagaagcagcagcagcagcagcacttgCATCAGAATGGGCCTCCGGGGCTGACCGCGGCCGGCatgggcggcggcagtgcaggGGTGAATATTTCTTCAGGTCCCGCCCCCGGCGCGTCTGCTGTTCGCGCCAACGTCAACAGCAACGCCTTTCATAGCCCACGCTTTTCGCACCCCATGGGCCCGCTACCGCCCGCTCAGaatccgcagcagcaggtctTTTCCGTTTCACAGCAGCCTCctggtgcgcagctgcagcagcaacagcgctCCCCTCGATCACTGTCAGGTCCGACTCCCAATAACGTCGTGAGTGGTAATAGAAGTGGCCTCGAGAcgagcgcggcgctcgccgGGCGCGAGGCGCCGGCCATCTCAGGCGCCaactccgccgccgcccacacAAGCTCTGCCGCAGTCGGAGTGTTCTTAAGCGGTACGCGCACGAACTTCACCGACTtcggagcggcagcagcgtacGGACTCGGTGCCGGTGGCGTTGGCTCGCCGAGCGGGCCCACCGCCAACGCCGGCAGCATCCTCGCAGATGCAAATGATGAGGAGGTGAACCAGCTGTTACGGGAGCTAGAGTTCTCAGTGGACAGCCCTCACGCGTTGGCAGTGCTGCGAGACGCCGTGGACGCCATCGAAGCACGGGCGCTGGCCAACTTTGACCCTCTGTCGCGAGACACGTTCctggagcagcgcatccgcgATGTCCTGACGGAGCTGTCGCGAACGTCGAACGAGCGCTccctgctgctcgccgtgAGTCTCATAGAGGCGTTGATCCCGATCGCCTACACCAGTCCTCACTCCAAGTACACACGCCTGTGCCGCAGTCtctcggtgctgcggcagagcgGGAATGAGAAGGCCGCCAGGGAGGCACAGCGGGTGTacaagctgctgctggaggcggatGCGCGCTACCCAGGGCCGGAGTCGCCGCTGAAGGCGTTTGTGCAGAAGGAGCTCCGCGAAAATTGCGAGCAGGCGCTCCTGCAACTCCACGGTCGCGTGCAGCAGGCGAAAGCGGCCTTTCCGGCGCAGTTCTTTTCCGTCATGTtgggctgcgccgccactgcggaAGTGAACCCGCGCTACATCTCTGGCAAAACTCGTGCGCAGGCGATTCAGCTCGGCACGATGCTCACAGGCAGCCCCGATCCGCTGCTCCGCAAGGCTGCCTACGAGTGCCTCGTCGCCATCTTTCGAAACACGAGCAACATGCGACCCAACGAGCTGGTTCTGGagagccgccgcctctgcgatGAGTGCATGCGAACACTGAACGCTAGTCAGCACAACGAGGGCCACGTTGTATCGGCTCtgaaggcgctgcacgccCTCCTCAGCAGTCGCGGGCTCTCGGCGATCGACAGACAGGTGATACCGCAGCTGTGCGTGCTCGTCACGGAGCAGCACCGGGTGTCCAAGTCGCTActggtgcgcagcgcagTGTGCGACCTTGTGCCCATCATTGCGCCGGTCGACATTGCGTCTAtgccgcgccgcaccacGTACTGCGCTATCATCATGGAGCCAGTGAAGAACGTGCGCGATGAGCGCTTCAAGGCGCACGAGCTGCATAATGTGGCTTCCTTTGTCCGCAGTGTCGAGTATCGCGTGCTTGACGCTACAAATCGCACAAACTTGGAGTCGATCCTGCACCGCTACATCTCCCGTCCGGAGACGCAGGAGGCTTGCTGGTCCATCATGGCTGCCATCTGCGCATCCTCGGCGTCGgccagcggaggcgcggcaTCGGTGGCGCCCATGGGTGGACGCCGCGTAGACTACGTCAGTACATCTACCACACTCCCGAGCCCCACAACGCAGAACACCCATCAGGACCTCTCCTTGACGCCCTCCATGGTTGAGGGGCGCAAGGCCTCGCAGCACTCCAGCCGCGAAAACTTAGCAacctcgccgtcggcgcttcAGCGGCACTTCTCGTACCACCACGgtgacgacaacgacgatCAGGTCAGCGTTCCACTTGTCTCCGTTAGGACCACCTCACAACGGTCGGCAGGCACGTGCTCCCTCAGCGCCTCCCCTACCTCGACGAACGCACCAGCCTTCAACCTCTCCACCTTCAGCGTACACCACACTGTGACCATCGACGACGTTGTCCTGCGCTGCCTGCCGTATCTCGCCCACGCCATCCTGACCCAGTCACTAGTAGACTCCCTTCGTGTAATACAAGCCTCGTGCCCGCAGTTGCGCGCTGATGTGCAGACGGCTCTGGACAAGCTGGTGGATAGCGTGCTGAAGGAGCCTTTCGCGCcgtccgcgacggcggcggctgtgacACTGCCCCAGTATTTTTCCCAGCTGCCAAGCtccacggcgcagcagcagcagcagcaagcccACTCCCTTCATAGCCgtgacggtggcgatggGAGCGCCGGTGGCTTTTCGAGCGCAGCAATGAACAGTGCCTCCCGCACCGCTGGGTCTCACCCGCTCAGCCCCGCTAGTGGCCCGGAGCCGGTCATGACGCTATCTCGTCCGGGGACATGCAGCACGCCGATCGGTGTCGGGGCGGTGGGGCGGCTCACACAGTACTTTCGGCCGAGCGAGAGCGCGGCAATTCACCGAGGCGAGGGCAGCACGAGCAGCCCGACCCCGACCTCCCCGGTGGGAATGCGCAACACCTCTGGCCCTTTACCCTCGGGGAACAACAGCTTCCTGGGCCCCGACAGCGCCTACAccgtcggtggcggcgactcGAACAGCGGAGCTCCGTACGGTGCTGGCGGACCACTTCGCTGCTCCCCGCTCTCCACGTCGATGAGCGCGCCCTTCAGTCCCGTGACGCACATGGCGGCaggtggcagcggtgcaggtggtggaaacgccgcagcagccccgcCGTCCGTGCTCAAGAACGACTtgacggtggcgctgaaGGTGTTCACGGAGCGGCCCCTAACATcggtgcagcacctgcaTGATCTTAAGAACTCGGTGATCGCCTTCCAGCGTCACGAGGATCCgctcgtgcggcagcagagcagcgaGACGATCATTTCGAGCTTGCGGCAGTGGATAGCCTACGCAAAGGAGCACAAAACCTCAACCTACTCCACACGCGTGACAGAGATATTGGAGGCGTACATGAAGAACGTCCTGATGGAGGTCGACCGCCAGTGCGGGTTGTACGAGATTACGCTGCTGGCAAACGCCACGAACCTGCGCGCCTTTTTATCAGAGCAGCGCATCCTATCCTCGCTGCTGAGTTTCCTGAACAGCACAGCGCTGGTACGCGAGAAAACGGTGGAGCTTCTCGTCGCCATCACGCAGGACTCCaagccctccccctctgtcgtggcggtgcagcagagccTGTACGTCACCGTCGAAtcgtgtgtggtggtgctcgAGTACACGAACGACGTGAGCATGCTCCTGCGCAGCATGGCCGACCTGCAGACCTTTACCCGGCTGTGCATCCGTCAGCTTAACAACCACCTCAGCCGCATCTTCTACGCCTTTCGCAAGCGTCTTTTAGAGGTCAGCGTGCCTGACGTGGTGCTGCTTTCCATTCTCAAGACACTTGAGATCATCCTGCAGGCACTGGCGAAAGACGAAAAGACCATCTTGCAGTACCAGGACGACGTGCTAGAGCTCTACGACCCGGTTGTGGAGATACTGAAgcagtcgccgtcgccgacgctgaGCCATGCTGCCATCAACGTTCTCGTGTACGTACACGAAATGTGCATCCCGAGCGCCTCGACGGATCTGCGtaagcagcaggagctgatCACCGCGCTGACACACGTCtacaccagcagcacctgcactGTGAACGAATCTCTGAGTATGCTGACGCTGTTTGGCCAGCTTGGCGCCATCGACCCCTCCGCACAGTCCGTTGCGACAACCGCAaagaagaaggaggaggccgtCATCCAGGATGAGGCTGACCTGGAGCTCACCTACGACTACACGGTGATTGTGTACCGCACGCTGAGTCGCATGCTGGACGCGTCACTCTCCGATGCCGTCTGCTCTCAGGCTCTGCGCACCCTGCTCCAGTTCATCCGCTTCACTCAAGACAAGAAGGacctcgtcggcggcgtccaCGCCGTtcgggcggtgctgcagatCACAAAGCGCGTGACGGACAGCCCGGCCCTGcgggtggaggcgctgcatgTACTGGCGGCCGTTACCGCCATGCGGCATGAGCGTATTGTACGGCTCATGTTGCCTGAAATCGTGGTcctgctggagcagctgtgGACCCCGAAAgaccgcctcctcttccgcgctGTCCTGGAGGTGGTGAGCGCGCTCAAGCCCGGCAAGCTGTCCGGCAAGGAGCAGTCGGAGTCGTGGGCGTGGCTGTATCCGCGGCTGGTggacgtggcgctgcaggaccGCACCGAGTCGCGCGAGTTCTGCCTCCGCGTTGTGGAGATTGTGCTGAATGCCAGCTACATTCCGCCGCACTGCATCCCCGTTGTGTTTCCGATGCTACTTCAGTTCCTGCAGCAATCAGACCAGCTGGTGGATGTGCGCAGCCAGTCcctgtgcgccgccgtgcacatCGTGTGCGAGCTGAAGGCGGTGCAGTTCTTTTCGTCGCTCCTGCACGGCATCTGCACCCTCACGCGGCACTGCGAGCTGAACGAAGATCTCGGCCCGCGCATCTCCACCCCAGGGGTGCGGGAGTCACTCAAGGTCTTGGCGGCACTGCACcccagcggccgcagcacgaTCAAGATGTTGCGTGACCGCATCGGCGAGGGGGATGAGCGCATGACGAACCCGACCGGGTCCTCCATATTCAACACCATGGGCCTGCCAGCGACTAGTGTCACGAgtctcgccggcggcggctccacctcctcgatGCTTGTCATGGGGCCAGCGACTGGTAACGCCAGCGGCGGGCAGGGTGGCGGACTGGGAGTAGCAAATCCAGCGAATTCAGGGATTGGTCCGCTAGTCAATATCGGCGGCTTTGGCGCCTCTaccgctggtggcggcgcagcagcagcgggcgggGCGGCTGGTGGTGGGTCGTACCTGCGGCTCACAAACGTGTCTGAGACCTTTGCAGGGgctgaggaagaggacgTAGGGCTGACCCTCAGCGCAGACACGGCAGGCCAGGAAGTCGACCTCTTCATGAAGCATGTGGAACTTGGCTTCCGCCTCAAGGAGAACAAGTTGCGCGAGTGGTTCGCCGAGTTCCAGAAGTACATCATTCTCATCTCCCCACACCCGGCGTTCCGCATGATGGTGGACCTGCTTGACAAGCATGAACCCCTTCGCCGCGGGCTCTTCTTGCCTTCGTTCAAGTGCCTCTACGAGTCCCTGTCGGCTGACCAAATCAAGAAGCTGAACGAGATGCTGACCCTCGTGCTGAACTGTTCTGATCACGAGCTGTCGAGCAAGTGTCTCGGGCTTGCTGACTACCTCGACCATAACGAGCCGAACGTGAAGCCAgaggtgctggaggtggtgcggtCGATGCGGCGAGTCGACTATCATCGCGTCAGTCACCCCTCCGAGAACGGGTCGCTTCTTCTGCGCAGCACGGAGAGTAGCACGAACAACGTCGTCTCTCTGCGCACCCGCAGCTCCGCGTCAGCAGGGCTTCCGAAGGCGGAGTTCTCTACTTCCAGTGACGCTCCCATCGATGTGCTGCCCATGGCAAAGGTGCGCGGACGGAAGGCGCCGGTTTTCCAGCGCAGCTCAAACAGCAGTGCCGGGGTAGCAGGCGATGAGTCCGGGACGGCAGGTGCCGAAGCCAGCAGTGGTGCCTCAACGGCACTTGCCAGCCCCAAAAATAGCGCAAAcggtcgccgcagcgcttctCGCCGCGATGTGGAGATGTACGAGTTCACCTCCTTTGACGGCAACGAGAATGGCGCCACCGAGTCTGGacggcagcagtcgcagccCATCGCCTTGCCGACGTCGGAGACACCGGCccaggaagaggaggcggagcggcgcagctgctcgcccGTGGACACGCTCGATggggcagagagcgagaacaAGGCGGAGGACGTGGTGGCCCCCGTCAGCACCGACCATCCGTCGGTTGGAGTGCTAGGCGCGGCGGGAGTGCATGTCATGGGAAGCTACAGGCCCCTTGTGAACTCCGTCGTACGTCGTTGCGACTCgaacgcgccgcagcagtccGGGGTGACCAGCCAGTTTCACATCATCAGCACCGCTAGCACTCACAGTAACGacctcagcagcgacagccgtGACGGTGATCTGCCGCCGGCCGGGGCCCACATCCCGGCGCAGCCAAACATGCTCTTCTCGACGGAGGACATCGTCCGCGCTGCAGAGAGAACCCGTATGTACGACAAGGCACTCAGCTATCTGGAGAACCGTCTTCTGGCCATGCTCAACCTCTACCGGTACACGAAGATGCCACGAGAGGTGATCCACAAGACGGTGTGGCCGCTGGCATGGCTCTACAGCCAGCGTGAAATGCAGGACTCCGTCGTAGGACTCTTCCGCGCTATCCGCTAcgaaggcggcgaggacCAAGCAGGCTTCGGCTACGAGCTGCTCTGCTGGTGGAGTAAGGCGCAGAACACGTACGCCAAGTCCATCACGCAGCAGGCGATGCGCGATatgacggtgccgccgcacaTTCTTGAAGGCTACGTGCGCACCCTCACCCTGTGCGGTGAGTGGAGCCGGGCCTATGACGTGGCCATGCAGGTCTGTTCACGGCCGGAGGCGTACGTTTCCTCGACGGtcgcgcgctgcggtgcaACGGCCGCGTGGCTGCTCGGGCGGTGGGATGACGTGCAACACCTCGCGGAGCGGCTCTCCATGTCGGAGCAGCACACCACGGCGCTCCGTCTCTTCTTTCTCAACGGCGTGGCGCTGAAGAGCGCCATTAcggagcacagcagcgccgcctacGAGAACCTGCGACACATGATCACACAGTCGAAGCTCGTGATTGACGAGAGCCTGCGCACTCTTCTCCCGCTCAGCTACACGCATGCCTACGAGAGTCTGACAATGCTGCAGCACTTcacggagatggaggagacTATCGACtactgccactgccgctctACCAAGGGTCGCCAGCAGATCTACGAGCGGTGGAACAACCGGTTCCGCTCTCTGAATCCGGATTCCCTGCAGCCAAGCCTGCTCTCGCTGATGCTGCACTCGCTCGTGCTCAGCACAGGCGAGATGGCGGACATGATTCTGCACTTCTGTGAGACGCGGCAGTCGAGCCACCCGCAGCTGGCGGAGTGGGCCATGAGCTGGCTTCGACACGGCTCCTTCAgcgggcgcagcagcaacctcTGTAGCCCGAgtgcggcatcgccggcgtCACCGGGGCCCGTGGAGGGCATCACGGTGGCGACGCTGTCATCGGTGGACAAGAATCCAAAGGTGGCTGTCGGCTTCATCACGCATCTGTGGAGCCAAGGAAAGCGGCAGGCCGCTGTTGAGTCCATGGAGATGTTTCTGCGCGACTGCGGCAAGGACCTGGAGGAGAACAACGCCACCTGCTacggcgacgcgcagctgcggctcggCACGTGGAAACAGGAGCTGCACGCCGACTCCTTCTGGGAGCGCGGCTTCCGGGACGAGGAGCTGGGCCATTTTCACAAGGCTATCCGTGCCGTCCCGTCGAGCTACGAGGCGTGGCACAGCTGGGGCCTCATGAACTACCGTATCCAGCAGCGCGACCACAACCTCTCCCCCGAGGACCAGCGCACCtttgtggaggcggcgcatcaGGGCTTTGTTGGCGCCATATGCCGCTGCAAAGACTCCTccgaggcgctgccggccgtcatgcgtctgctgcagctgtgggTCATCCACAACGGagtggagctgctgaaggagaCGGTGGCCGACAGTATCTCGCGCATCCCGATCGACCACTGGGTGCAGACCATTCCGCAGCTGATCGGCCacctcagcagcgacagccacGACATCCGCGAAGTCATTGGCATGATCCTGCGCTCGCTCTGCGAGGTGCACCCACAGGCCACCGTCTTTCCGCTCCTCGTCGTGATGATGTCGGacgccagcaccagcggcagcaatcACAACGCCCTCAACAGCAACGGAGATGAGAGTAATATAGTGTCGGGTGCGTCCGCCATGTCCGATAGCTCGAATCCGCTGGCGCGGAAGCAGGAGATTGTGCAAGGCATCATCCAGCACTGCCCGAAGCGCATCTTCcacgaggccgaggcggtggcaaAGCTGCTTGTGGACGTGTCCGCCATTCCCATCGAGAAGATTCGCGAGAACCTGAGCCaggtcgctgctgcgtggaACCCAAACGCCGAGTACGAGGAGGACCCGGAGGAAGTGTACCGCCGCCTGCAGAACACACTCGACATCTTCCACGCCAACCGGCGCCACCTTCTCTTCACCGTCGGTGACATTGGTCAGTTTGTGCAGATGGTCATGGAGGACGACCGCAACGGAcagcgagagaaggcggcgggCGTCGTCAGCCAACTCATCGAAGAGATCTCGAAGCATGTGGCGGAGAAGCTGGGCCGTGAGCCTCAGAAGGCGatggagccgctgctgcatctgcgtAATCTGTCCGTCGCGGTATTCGGGGAGTACGACGGTCACTGCCGCGACCATTACCCGACTATCGCATCCTTTAGCTCCAAGCTGGACGTCATCCCGTCGAAgaagcggccgcgccgcatcCAGCTCAACGGCTCGGACGGCTGTCTCTACACATACTGCCTAAAGGGCAACGAGGACATTCGCATGGACGAGCGTGTCATGCAGCTGCTTGGAATGGTGAACGTCCTACTGAGCCACACCCGTATCTCAAGCAGCGCCTACATCCACCGCTTCCCTGTCATCCCGATCAGCTCCAACGTGGGGCTTCTTGGCTGGGTGGAGAACGCGAATACAATCAACAACACCATCTGCAACTACCGTACCAACATCTCGaacgtgcgcacgcatcaGGAGTCGagtgtgctgcgcgcctACGTAGGGTCGTTCGGCAACTGGGACAAGCTCAGCCTCATTCAGCGCACGGAGATACTCGACTTTGTGATGCAGAGCGAGCACTGCGAAGCCGTTGACGTTTCTCGAGCAATGTGGCACCGCGCCAACACGGCGGAGCAGTGGCTTGACCGCCGAACTGCCTTTACAGTATCCTTGGCGACCATGTCCATGGTGGGCTACGTGCTCGGCCTCGGCGATCGGCATCTCGGCAACATCCTCATCTCTATGTCCTCTGGCAAGATTGTGCACATTGACTTTGGAGACAGCTTCGATGTCGGTCGGCTACGCCACGTTCTGCCGGAGACGATCCCGTTCCGCCTCACGCGCATGCTGACGAATGCGATGGAGGTCTTCGGCGTGGACGGCGTCTTCCGCGCCTCCGCAACGCGGACGCAGACGACGCTGCACAAGAACCGTGATAGCATCATGGCCCTGCTCTCCGCCTTCGTCCACGACCCGATTGTGCAGTACAAGGGCAAGATGAAGAACATCATGGAGAAGAGCCGGTCGCCGCAGGACATTGCAGAGCGCATTCGTAACAAGCTGCGCGGGATGGAGATGGCGATTGACCACAGCAAGGTGAACATCTTTAACACGACGCAAgacagctgccgccggccAGACCTCCTGTACATGTCGACCGCCTTCGATGATACTGCCGTGCGGACACAGTCGTTGGCGATGACGCCGGAGGAGCAGGTTAGCTTCTTGATTGACGAGGCGACGCGCATCGACAACTACACGACGATGTACTTCGGCTGGGGCCCGCTGTGGTAG